In the Sarcophilus harrisii chromosome 1, mSarHar1.11, whole genome shotgun sequence genome, one interval contains:
- the LOC100927605 gene encoding histone H4 — translation MSGRGKGGKGLGKGGAKRHRKVLRDNIQGITKPAIRRLARRGGVKRISGLIYEETRGVLKVFLENVIRDAVTYTEHAKRKTVTAMDVVYALKRQGRTLYGFGG, via the coding sequence ATGTCTGGTCGCGGCAAGGGAGGGAAAGGGCTTGGTAAAGGCGGTGCCAAGCGGCACAGAAAAGTGTTGCGCGATAACATCCAGGGTATCACCAAGCCTGCTATCCGCCGCTTGGCGCGCAGGGGTGGCGTTAAACGTATCTCGGGGCTGATCTACGAGGAGACCCGCGGGGTGCTCAAGGTCTTTTTGGAGAACGTGATCCGCGACGCCGTCACCTACACGGAGCACGCCAAGAGGAAGACCGTCACGGCCATGGACGTGGTCTACGCCCTCAAACGCCAGGGCCGCACGCTCTATGGTTTCGGCGGTTAA
- the LOC100926570 gene encoding histone H1.4, protein MSETAPAAPAAPAPAPAEKTPVKKKAKRAAGSGGARRKAAGPPVSELITKAVEASKERSGVSLAALKKALAAAGYDVEKNNSRIKLGLKSLVSKGTLVQTKGTGASGSFKLNKKASAGDGKAKGKKTAAAKTKKPASAAAKKTKKAAGAAGTKKSVKKTPKKLKKPAAVGAKKATKSPKKTKAAKPKKVAKSPAKAKVVKPKGAKPKATKPKKAAPKKK, encoded by the coding sequence ATGTCTGAGACAGCCCCCGCTGCCCCGGCCGCTCCGGCTCCCGCTCCGGCTGAGAAGACCCCGGTGAAGAAGAAGGCCAAGAGAGCTGCGGGGTCCGGCGGAGCCCGGCGTAAGGCCGCCGGTCCCCCAGTGTCCGAGCTGATCACTAAAGCGGTGGAAGCCTCCAAAGAGCGCAGCGGCGTGTCCCTGGCCGCCCTGAAAAAGGCGCTGGCGGCCGCCGGCTACGACGTGGAGAAGAACAATAGTCGCATCAAGCTGGGGCTCAAGAGCTTGGTGAGCAAAGGCACTTTGGTGCAGACCAAAGGCACCGGTGCTTCCGGTTCCTTCAAGCTCAACAAGAAGGCTTCTGCCGGTGACGGGAAAGCCAAGGGCAAGAAGACTGCTGCGGCTAAGACCAAGAAGCCTGCTAGCGCTGCGgccaagaaaactaaaaaggcGGCTGGGGCGGCAGGTACCAAGAAGAGTGTGAAGAAGACCCCCAAAAAGCTAAAGAAACCGGCTGCGGTAGGAGCCAAGAAGGCGACCAAGAGCCCCAAGAAGACCAAGGCCGCGAAGCCGAAGAAAGTGGCCAAGAGCCCTGCTAAGGCCAAGGTCGTGAAGCCCAAGGGGGCTAAGCCGAAGGCAACTAAGCCTAAGAAGGCAGCGCCAAAGAAAAAATGA
- the LOC100927088 gene encoding histone H2A type 3: MSGRGKQGGKARAKAKSRSSRAGLQFPVGRVHRLLRKGNYSERVGAGAPVYLAAVLEYLTAEILELAGNAARDNKKTRIIPRHLQLAIRNDEELNKLLGKVTIAQGGVLPNIQAVLLPKKTESHHKAKGK, translated from the coding sequence ATGTCGGGACGCGGAAAGCAGGGAGGCAAAGCCCGCGCTAAGGCAAAGTCTCGTTCGTCTCGGGCAGGTCTCCAGTTTCCCGTGGGTCGGGTGCACCGTTTGCTCCGCAAGGGCAACTACTCGGAGCGAGTGGGTGCGGGGGCTCCGGTTTACTTAGCTGCCGTTCTGGAATACCTGACAGCTGAGATCCTGGAGCTGGCTGGTAACGCGGCCCGTGACAACAAGAAGACGCGTATCATTCCGCGGCATCTTCAGCTGGCCATCCGCAACGACGAAGAGCTTAACAAATTGCTGGGCAAAGTGACCATCGCTCAGGGCGGCGTTCTGCCCAACATTCAGGCGGTGCTGTTGCCCAAGAAGACCGAGAGTCATCACAAGGCCAAGGGCAAGTGA
- the LOC100926834 gene encoding histone H2B type 2-E: protein MPEPAKSAPAPKKGSKKAVTKAQKKDGKKRKRSRKESYSIYVYKVLKQVHPDTGISSKAMGIMNSFVNDIFERIAGEASRLAHYNKRSTITSREIQTAVRLLLPGELAKHAVSEGTKAVTKYTSSK, encoded by the coding sequence ATGCCTGAACCCGCCAAGTCCGCTCCTGCCCCGAAGAAGGGTTCCAAGAAGGCCGTCACCAAGGCGCAGAAGAAAGACGGCAAGAAGCGCAAGCGCAGCCGCAAGGAAAGCTACTCCATCTACGTGTACAAGGTGCTGAAGCAGGTGCACCCCGACACGGGCATCTCCTCCAAAGCCATGGGCATCATGAACTCTTTCGTCAACGATATCTTCGAGCGCATCGCCGGCGAGGCGTCCCGCCTGGCGCATTACAACAAACGCTCCACCATCACGTCCCGGGAGATCCAGACGGCCGTGCGTCTGCTGCTGCCCGGGGAGCTGGCCAAGCACGCCGTGTCCGAGGGCACCAAGGCCGTCACCAAGTACACCAGCTCCAAGTAA